One part of the uncultured Bacteroides sp. genome encodes these proteins:
- a CDS encoding thiol protease/hemagglutinin PrtT, whose product MKKSLLLIGFLLFFATNVLAISRTSIEALSIANSFYQKAQVPTKKMSSDLSTLKLAYTCTDGISTRSTSDKAFYYIFNRGENNGFIIVSGDDRAKDILGYSDVGKFDINSLPSNFSAWLNFYKEELKYLIEQPESTNTSSVQLSESIGTDVRQSTYSTSVAPLLGGIKWDQGSPYNNLCPIINDSTSERAATGCVATAMAQVMKYYSWPVSGTGSNTYTPTGFTTSLSVDFSKTTYDWANMTDIYNSSSTAIQKDAVATLMYHAGVSVNMMYGEYSSASSLNMAKALIGYFSYDSNIQSYYRDYYSKPEWEGLIKTELNAGRPVFYAGYSKETGHQFVCDGYDNNGLFHFNWGWSGSSDGYFELSVLNPSSLGIGGGTSSGFNYDQLIVIGVQKPNASSTVHPYQLYLYSPFNTIPASVNRTSTFTLPMRITNLGINTFNGKVGLALYNDNGFVKLLSSRSSSLDTYSGYYNPSYATNITVPSDVVDGNYMLYSVFQPTGDSDWQIMRGKVGTPNYINVNVTSTNIIFSAPDVRPNLTLNSLTVNGNLYQNKTGKFNVSIINNGGEYNSSLILYLKSAENNAIEQYVSNDPINIASGNTKSFDIAGNIKLVFGKYYLYVMYDYYNNRASQSYVTLGDSITVTVLPEPGNPILTLTSKVSFPDSNKVNKNNAVLTARIKNTGGYFNNNVIAFVYPSTAGNSLTYYGYQTIVLDTDEEKEVTFSGNIDLDPGSYLTAVTYWDTTINDWNLIAPRDNSVLAFTLVDSSTDIERNSSSKLLIYPNPVVDTLFLQSEKIIKIIRIMDISGKQILFLRPEKSGLISVSVNGLSSGTYVLQCESETGIEVCKFIKR is encoded by the coding sequence ATGAAAAAGTCACTACTACTTATAGGATTCCTATTATTCTTTGCAACAAATGTTCTGGCAATATCGCGGACTAGCATTGAAGCATTAAGCATAGCAAACTCTTTCTATCAGAAAGCGCAGGTTCCAACAAAAAAGATGTCTTCAGATTTATCGACTTTGAAATTAGCCTATACTTGTACCGATGGTATATCTACCAGATCAACTTCTGATAAAGCATTTTATTATATATTCAACAGAGGGGAGAATAATGGTTTTATTATTGTTTCCGGAGATGATAGAGCAAAAGATATTTTAGGATATTCAGATGTCGGAAAGTTTGATATAAACTCTTTACCATCTAATTTTTCTGCTTGGCTAAACTTTTACAAAGAAGAATTGAAGTATTTGATAGAGCAGCCAGAATCAACAAATACTTCTTCAGTTCAGCTAAGTGAGTCAATCGGTACTGATGTTCGCCAGTCTACTTATTCAACTTCTGTAGCTCCGTTATTAGGTGGAATTAAATGGGATCAAGGATCACCATACAATAATCTTTGTCCTATAATTAATGATTCAACATCCGAAAGAGCAGCTACAGGATGTGTTGCCACAGCAATGGCTCAGGTTATGAAATATTATAGCTGGCCTGTTAGTGGAACCGGGTCAAACACTTATACTCCTACTGGGTTTACTACATCTTTAAGCGTTGATTTTTCTAAAACTACATACGACTGGGCAAATATGACTGATATATATAATAGTTCAAGCACCGCTATTCAAAAGGATGCTGTGGCTACACTAATGTATCATGCGGGAGTTTCAGTAAACATGATGTATGGAGAATATAGTTCTGCATCCTCTTTAAATATGGCTAAAGCTCTAATCGGATATTTTAGTTATGATTCAAATATCCAAAGTTATTATAGAGATTATTATTCTAAACCTGAATGGGAAGGTCTGATAAAGACAGAATTAAATGCTGGTCGTCCGGTTTTTTATGCCGGATATTCCAAAGAAACAGGTCATCAGTTTGTGTGTGACGGATACGATAATAATGGATTATTCCATTTTAATTGGGGATGGAGTGGAAGTTCAGATGGTTATTTTGAATTGTCAGTTCTTAATCCATCTTCCTTAGGAATTGGTGGAGGAACCAGTAGCGGATTTAATTATGATCAGCTTATTGTTATTGGAGTGCAAAAGCCAAATGCATCATCCACTGTACATCCTTACCAGTTATACTTATATTCACCGTTTAATACTATTCCAGCTTCTGTTAACCGTACAAGCACCTTCACATTACCAATGAGAATAACCAATTTAGGCATAAATACATTTAATGGTAAGGTTGGATTAGCTTTATATAATGATAACGGATTTGTAAAATTACTCAGCAGTCGCTCTTCATCGCTCGACACCTATTCCGGATATTATAATCCTTCTTATGCAACTAACATTACTGTACCTTCTGATGTTGTTGATGGTAATTACATGCTTTACAGTGTGTTTCAGCCAACCGGTGATTCTGACTGGCAGATTATGAGAGGAAAAGTAGGAACGCCCAATTATATAAATGTAAATGTAACATCAACCAATATCATATTTTCAGCCCCAGATGTGCGACCTAATTTGACATTGAATTCATTAACGGTTAATGGTAACTTATATCAAAACAAAACAGGTAAATTCAATGTAAGTATAATAAATAATGGAGGAGAATATAATTCATCATTAATTCTTTATTTAAAATCGGCAGAGAATAATGCAATAGAACAATATGTTTCTAATGATCCAATAAATATTGCATCAGGCAACACTAAGAGTTTTGATATTGCTGGAAATATTAAATTAGTTTTCGGAAAATACTATTTATATGTGATGTATGATTATTATAATAATCGCGCATCACAGAGTTATGTAACTCTTGGCGATTCAATAACCGTTACGGTATTACCGGAGCCTGGAAACCCAATTCTTACACTAACATCTAAAGTCTCTTTCCCGGACTCTAACAAAGTTAATAAAAACAATGCAGTGCTTACGGCCAGAATAAAGAATACCGGAGGATACTTTAATAACAATGTAATAGCATTTGTATATCCTTCAACAGCTGGAAACTCACTTACTTATTACGGATATCAGACTATAGTTTTAGATACAGATGAAGAAAAGGAAGTAACATTCAGTGGCAATATAGATTTAGATCCAGGTTCATATTTAACAGCTGTAACGTATTGGGATACAACAATAAATGATTGGAATCTTATTGCTCCTAGAGATAATTCTGTCTTAGCGTTTACTCTTGTGGATAGTAGTACTGATATTGAAAGAAATTCATCTTCTAAATTGCTTATTTATCCTAATCCCGTAGTAGATACCTTATTTCTGCAATCTGAAAAGATTATAAAAATAATCAGAATTATGGATATTTCCGGAAAACAAATATTATTTTTGAGACCAGAGAAGAGTGGATTGATTTCAGTTTCTGTAAACGGACTAAGTTCTGGAACTTATGTTCTTCAATGTGAATCTGAAACAGGTATTGAGGTTTGCAAATTTATTAAAAGGTAG
- a CDS encoding pectinesterase family protein: MKSTYYLISGLLFMSAAIHAQSSCFPEQNAVNVNPDTHLVLKFDSTLTIGNKGLIRVFEEGSNRQVDCLDLSIPAGPTTSQGNTGVYTSVPYEYKATNYTNANTVPGTPSGVNKRDTSNYQLNIIGHFTDAFHFYPVIVHGNTATIYLHNNLLEYGKKYYVTIDKGVINARKFNGFSKKSAWRFSTKESGPKADVHKFVVSADGSGDFNTVQGALDYIPDFTPATITPSKEENGGWKVFVKNGDYEELVYFRNKRYVTIEGESRDGAHIHYANNEVFNPHPADIKTNELQGTFPSRRAAFMSDNGFCISLVNLTVQTDLQGQAEGLLMMGEGNMLKNVHIIGSGDALQINGSTYLENCTIDGGGDTVLGRGPAFFKDCILSSYGAFMWIRNTNKNHGNVFVNCTFVGKGKDALIARSPINKGKGYPYAESVLINCKLVSIPAEGWVVEGDATNVHFWEYKSRAMDGTPIDNSLRHPASRQLDKEKDAKIIELYSNPTYVLGFGF, from the coding sequence ATGAAAAGCACTTATTATCTTATCTCCGGACTATTATTTATGTCGGCGGCTATTCATGCCCAAAGCTCCTGCTTTCCTGAACAGAATGCGGTAAATGTAAATCCCGATACTCATCTTGTTTTGAAATTTGATAGTACTCTAACTATTGGCAATAAAGGTTTAATACGCGTTTTCGAGGAAGGAAGTAATCGGCAGGTGGATTGTCTGGACTTAAGCATCCCGGCCGGGCCAACAACCAGTCAGGGCAATACTGGTGTTTACACTTCGGTACCATATGAATACAAAGCAACCAATTACACAAATGCAAATACAGTTCCAGGTACTCCTTCGGGCGTAAACAAACGAGATACTTCCAACTATCAGCTGAATATCATCGGTCATTTTACGGATGCCTTTCATTTTTATCCGGTTATAGTTCATGGAAACACAGCAACTATTTATTTGCATAATAATCTCTTGGAATACGGAAAGAAATATTATGTTACCATTGATAAAGGAGTTATCAATGCCCGTAAGTTTAATGGTTTCTCAAAAAAAAGTGCATGGAGATTCTCTACTAAAGAATCTGGTCCGAAAGCCGATGTACATAAGTTTGTGGTAAGTGCTGATGGCTCCGGCGACTTCAATACCGTTCAAGGAGCTCTGGATTATATTCCCGACTTTACTCCTGCAACAATTACTCCTTCAAAAGAGGAAAACGGAGGTTGGAAAGTTTTCGTTAAGAATGGAGATTATGAAGAGCTGGTTTATTTCCGCAACAAGCGATATGTTACGATTGAAGGCGAAAGCCGTGACGGAGCTCATATTCATTATGCTAATAATGAAGTATTTAATCCACATCCTGCAGATATTAAAACCAATGAGCTTCAGGGTACTTTTCCTTCCCGCAGGGCAGCATTTATGTCCGACAATGGTTTTTGTATAAGTCTGGTAAACCTTACTGTTCAGACCGATCTTCAAGGACAAGCCGAAGGTCTTTTAATGATGGGAGAAGGAAATATGCTTAAGAATGTACATATAATCGGTTCCGGAGATGCTTTGCAGATAAATGGAAGTACATATCTTGAAAATTGCACTATTGATGGCGGGGGAGACACAGTTCTTGGTCGCGGACCTGCATTCTTTAAGGATTGTATTCTTTCCAGCTATGGAGCATTTATGTGGATTCGTAATACAAATAAGAATCATGGGAATGTATTTGTAAACTGTACCTTTGTGGGTAAAGGAAAAGATGCTCTCATTGCTCGTTCTCCTATAAATAAAGGCAAAGGCTATCCTTATGCGGAATCGGTTCTTATTAACTGTAAACTGGTTAGTATTCCAGCGGAAGGCTGGGTTGTGGAAGGAGATGCAACGAATGTTCATTTTTGGGAATATAAAAGTCGGGCAATGGATGGTACACCAATTGACAATAGTTTGCGTCATCCGGCCTCACGACAACTTGATAAAGAGAAAGACGCTAAAATAATAGAATTATATAGTAATCCGACCTATGTTTTGGGCTTTGGATTTTAA
- the lipB gene encoding lipoyl(octanoyl) transferase LipB: MNKLEYTDWQLISYAEAWQRQTDLFNEIVREKLEGNEHLNYLITCEHPHVYTLGRSGKDQNMLIGEEQLKRIGATLYHIDRGGDITYHGPGQIVCYPILNLEDYSLGLKEYVHVLEQAVINVCSHYGITAGRLAGATGVWLDIDSPRTRKICAIGVRSSHFVTMHGLAFNVNTDLNYFHYINPCGFIDKGVTSIEKELNQKIDIEETKSLLRFELEHLLTRKNK; this comes from the coding sequence ATGAATAAACTTGAATATACCGATTGGCAATTAATATCGTATGCCGAAGCATGGCAAAGGCAGACGGATCTTTTTAATGAAATAGTCCGTGAAAAACTGGAAGGTAACGAACATCTTAATTATTTAATCACCTGCGAACACCCACATGTCTACACGCTTGGTAGAAGTGGTAAAGATCAGAATATGCTGATAGGAGAGGAACAGCTCAAAAGGATAGGAGCTACTCTCTATCATATTGATCGTGGTGGAGACATTACTTATCATGGTCCGGGACAGATTGTTTGCTATCCTATACTTAATCTGGAAGACTACAGTCTGGGATTAAAGGAATATGTTCATGTATTGGAACAAGCTGTTATAAATGTCTGCTCTCATTACGGAATAACTGCCGGCAGACTGGCTGGTGCTACCGGAGTGTGGCTGGATATAGATTCACCTCGTACCCGTAAAATATGTGCGATAGGAGTTCGCAGCAGTCATTTTGTAACAATGCACGGACTGGCTTTCAATGTAAACACAGATCTGAACTACTTCCATTATATCAATCCTTGTGGATTTATAGATAAAGGTGTGACTTCTATTGAAAAAGAACTCAATCAAAAGATTGATATAGAAGAAACAAAATCTTTACTTCGTTTTGAATTAGAGCATCTTCTTACAAGAAAGAATAAATAA
- a CDS encoding metallophosphoesterase codes for MKSLRLIISLLFMALVYSCQNDDLDLNTTSDNSLGVTTKGLNNGVKIAILSDTHVMDPSLLIKDGTAFQVYLAKDPKLLEFSSEILQAAIKKIISQKPDLVLICGDLTKDGERISHEEVARILRQLTLNGIKVVITPGNHDVNNPEAARYNKDKSFSVPTIKADKIQSIYAHFGYKDAIARDPNSLSYVSEPIQGLRIIAIDANKYYENTTTSIGSGVIKSATMTWIKEQLTDAIDKGKSVIGMMHHGLVEHYQGQQLIDPGYVIDNWTTDVNELMNAGLKIIFTGHYHANDITKKSNGTNFIFDVETGSTVSYPFTYRMLTITGNNYSFAPQTITDYMEPGFTDYANAFFSSYIQAYFRNLLILKGVPSTPPYDFAFAFSPYFRDAAKAHFAGDEVLFPSILYQYSEISAVSPDLANVWYSLWTDLGIADNTISINMETGETTP; via the coding sequence ATGAAATCATTACGTCTTATTATATCCTTGCTTTTCATGGCCCTGGTTTATTCCTGTCAGAACGATGATTTAGATTTGAATACAACTTCAGATAATTCGCTCGGGGTAACAACCAAAGGTCTGAATAATGGGGTTAAGATTGCTATTTTGTCAGACACCCATGTAATGGATCCGTCACTCCTGATAAAAGATGGAACAGCTTTTCAGGTTTACCTGGCTAAAGATCCTAAACTATTGGAATTCAGTTCCGAAATACTGCAGGCAGCTATTAAAAAGATTATTTCACAAAAACCTGATTTAGTATTAATTTGCGGTGATTTGACTAAAGATGGCGAAAGGATAAGTCATGAAGAGGTAGCCAGAATTCTAAGGCAATTAACTTTAAATGGAATTAAAGTTGTAATAACTCCGGGAAACCACGATGTGAACAATCCCGAAGCCGCGCGATATAATAAAGATAAATCATTCAGCGTACCGACTATTAAGGCTGATAAGATTCAATCTATTTACGCTCATTTTGGCTATAAAGATGCAATTGCCAGAGATCCTAACTCATTAAGTTACGTTAGTGAACCTATTCAAGGACTTCGGATAATAGCAATCGATGCAAATAAGTATTACGAAAACACTACCACAAGTATAGGTAGCGGCGTTATTAAGTCAGCAACAATGACCTGGATAAAGGAACAGCTGACTGATGCCATAGACAAAGGAAAGTCTGTTATTGGAATGATGCATCATGGTTTAGTAGAACATTATCAAGGTCAACAACTTATTGATCCTGGTTATGTAATTGATAACTGGACAACTGATGTTAATGAACTAATGAATGCCGGACTGAAGATTATCTTTACCGGGCACTATCATGCCAATGATATTACAAAGAAGAGTAATGGCACGAATTTTATCTTTGATGTAGAGACCGGTTCAACTGTTTCTTATCCGTTTACTTACCGTATGCTTACCATTACAGGTAATAATTATAGCTTTGCTCCGCAAACTATTACCGACTATATGGAGCCAGGATTCACTGATTATGCAAATGCATTCTTTTCAAGTTATATACAGGCATATTTCCGTAATCTGCTAATCCTTAAAGGAGTTCCGAGTACTCCACCTTACGATTTTGCTTTCGCCTTTTCACCTTATTTCAGAGATGCAGCAAAAGCTCACTTTGCAGGCGATGAAGTTTTGTTTCCAAGCATATTGTATCAGTATTCTGAGATAAGTGCTGTAAGTCCTGATTTAGCTAATGTTTGGTATTCTCTTTGGACAGATCTAGGTATTGCTGATAATACTATCAGTATTAACATGGAAACCGGAGAAACTACTCCATAA
- a CDS encoding thiol protease/hemagglutinin PrtT, with product MNIQLKRIIQLVPLLFIFVSNIIATPRNSREALRIAMSFYQKNPVSTKSILPGTSTLQLVYTCSDVTTRSSDSNGYYYVFNIGNDNGFVIISGDDRAKDILGYSDVGRFNIDSLPPNFSDWLKFYKNELQYLVMQPEQNNASLLRSYYTSDNTLATYAAFVNPLLGDNRWDQGYPYNNLCPVMTDSIRAVTGCVATAMSQVMKYHRWPLKGIGSNRYIPSGFTDSLSVDFSQATYDWENMTDIYNKFSTKVQIDAVAKLMYHTGVAVNMNYGLFSSSAYPTDMAKALIKNFGYDSRIQLYNRDYYSQPEWVNLLKSELNEGQPVLYFGRSEGYGHEFVCDGYDKNGLFHFNWGWSGDSNGYFELSVLNPSSLGVSGGTSGGFNYNQKIVIGIKKASSSSSIAPYQLHLYSPLATLSNSVSRTGSFIVTTDFYNMGINTFNGSIGIALYNDKGMVNLLQSQTVSFLETNYGYADFSFNTLIPVSISNGNYKMYYVFEPAGDSNWQIMRGKVGTPNYLNITVTNSNISVAIPDLQPKLILNSFNVTGNLYQNKTGRFNLSITNNGEEYNSNIIIRLQLIANDTVIQKVCSEPVNIPAGKSKNVELVGDVLLNPGTYYLSALYDLSNDRLNSENYSLLGNSMVVSLLPEPTELPVIALTSKINFQDSTKVSKDNVILKASIKNIGGFLNSYIAAVVFPKLGGISLSNYGFQSIILDKNEEKEVTFQGSLDLDPGEYLTVPYFWDSENYEWKEITPRALGWLTFTLVDNIVGPEQIKTSKVNLYPNPATDVLFLQSDNVVESIQVIDISGKQILLLKPMIRGEIEIPVERLSSGMYTLRVETDKGVTISKFIKK from the coding sequence ATGAACATTCAATTAAAAAGGATAATACAGCTAGTTCCTCTTTTGTTTATATTTGTTTCAAATATAATTGCAACACCGAGAAATAGCCGTGAGGCATTAAGAATTGCTATGTCTTTTTATCAAAAGAATCCGGTTTCTACAAAAAGTATACTTCCCGGAACTTCTACTTTACAGCTCGTTTATACATGTTCAGATGTTACAACCCGTTCATCGGATAGCAATGGATATTATTATGTATTCAATATCGGAAATGATAATGGGTTTGTTATTATATCGGGAGATGACAGGGCAAAAGATATTCTAGGATATTCAGATGTTGGCAGGTTTAATATTGACTCTTTACCACCTAATTTCTCTGACTGGCTGAAATTTTATAAAAATGAGCTACAATATCTCGTAATGCAGCCCGAACAGAATAACGCATCACTCCTGAGATCTTATTATACTTCTGATAATACGCTAGCAACTTATGCAGCTTTTGTGAATCCTCTTTTAGGAGATAATAGATGGGATCAGGGCTATCCTTACAATAATCTTTGTCCTGTTATGACAGATTCAATAAGAGCTGTAACCGGATGCGTGGCTACTGCAATGTCACAGGTAATGAAATATCATAGATGGCCATTAAAAGGAATAGGATCTAACAGATACATTCCTTCTGGATTTACAGATTCACTTAGTGTTGATTTCTCTCAGGCAACGTATGATTGGGAGAATATGACTGATATTTATAATAAATTCAGTACGAAAGTCCAGATAGATGCAGTTGCTAAACTTATGTATCACACCGGAGTTGCGGTTAATATGAATTACGGCCTTTTTTCTAGTTCTGCATACCCTACTGACATGGCAAAAGCTTTAATTAAAAATTTTGGCTACGATTCAAGAATACAATTATATAACAGAGATTATTATTCACAGCCAGAATGGGTCAATTTGCTAAAGAGTGAGCTAAATGAGGGGCAACCGGTTTTATATTTTGGCAGGTCTGAAGGTTATGGACATGAATTTGTATGTGACGGATACGATAAAAATGGGCTATTCCATTTTAATTGGGGATGGAGCGGTGATTCTAATGGATATTTTGAGCTATCGGTTCTTAATCCTAGTTCATTAGGGGTAAGTGGAGGAACCAGTGGCGGATTTAATTATAATCAGAAAATTGTTATTGGTATAAAAAAAGCAAGCAGTTCGTCTTCAATTGCCCCTTATCAGCTGCATTTATATTCACCATTAGCAACTTTGTCTAATTCAGTTAGCCGTACTGGTTCTTTTATTGTAACTACAGATTTTTATAACATGGGAATAAATACATTCAATGGTTCTATTGGAATAGCACTATACAATGACAAAGGAATGGTTAATTTACTGCAAAGCCAGACTGTATCATTTCTTGAAACAAATTACGGATATGCGGATTTTTCTTTTAACACTCTAATTCCAGTTTCTATTTCAAATGGTAATTATAAAATGTATTATGTATTTGAACCTGCAGGAGATTCTAACTGGCAAATAATGAGAGGAAAAGTTGGCACACCCAACTATCTGAATATAACCGTAACAAATTCAAATATCAGCGTAGCCATTCCGGATTTGCAACCGAAACTAATACTCAATTCATTTAATGTAACCGGAAATCTTTATCAGAACAAAACAGGACGGTTTAATCTGAGTATTACAAATAATGGAGAAGAATATAATTCGAACATAATTATCCGATTACAACTAATTGCTAATGATACTGTTATTCAAAAGGTGTGTTCCGAACCGGTTAATATACCAGCCGGGAAGAGTAAAAATGTAGAATTAGTAGGCGACGTATTGTTGAATCCAGGCACATATTATTTATCTGCATTATATGATCTTTCTAATGACCGTTTGAATAGTGAAAATTACAGTCTTTTGGGAAATAGTATGGTAGTAAGTCTTTTGCCCGAACCTACAGAATTACCAGTTATTGCACTTACCTCTAAAATTAATTTTCAGGACTCAACAAAGGTTAGTAAGGATAATGTTATTCTTAAAGCTTCAATAAAAAATATAGGTGGCTTCCTGAATAGCTATATTGCTGCTGTAGTGTTCCCTAAATTAGGTGGTATTTCTCTGAGCAATTATGGTTTTCAATCTATAATTCTCGATAAAAATGAGGAAAAGGAAGTTACCTTCCAAGGATCTCTCGATTTAGATCCAGGAGAATACTTAACTGTTCCTTATTTCTGGGATTCTGAAAATTATGAATGGAAGGAAATTACACCACGCGCTTTGGGTTGGCTCACATTTACACTGGTTGATAATATTGTTGGACCTGAGCAGATTAAGACTAGCAAGGTTAATCTGTATCCCAATCCGGCTACCGACGTATTGTTTCTACAGTCGGACAATGTTGTAGAAAGCATTCAGGTTATAGATATATCAGGGAAACAAATATTATTGCTTAAACCGATGATTCGTGGAGAGATAGAAATTCCAGTAGAAAGATTAAGTTCCGGAATGTATACTCTTAGAGTTGAGACAGATAAAGGGGTTACAATTAGTAAATTTATAAAAAAGTAG
- a CDS encoding C10 family peptidase translates to MNKQTLKTRIFFSLLLISNISIYAKSRSSAEALSIANSFYQNSIATKSISTKSSTENVGLTLAYSCTDGIATRSSNENAYYYIFNRGENNGFIIISGDDRAKSVLGYSDSGSFSANVMPENFKNWMSLYQKELKALAAISDDATSTKQSSSLLSVTTKATSFSTSISPLLGTIAWNQLSPYNILCPKIGTSRAPTGCVATAMAQIMKYYQWPLQGAGSKKYKPDSMSDSLSVDFSKATYNWSNMKNTYSGNSIAIQDTAVATLMYHCGVSVSMDYTAYSSAAYSNYIPAALSQYFGYDSNIQIFSRDFYTETEWLQMIKTELNAGRPILYGGSSTSEGGHQFICDGYDTNNLFHFNWGWGGYYNGYFELSSLNYETPGIGGSVTDGFTVWQDMVTGIQKPTTTSSKSYEIYLIKKIKVGSESITRSQAFSLNFGYANYGGNLFSGNIAFGLYQGSTLVSVIKQYSVTTDTFEGNDNLTVSRLEIPTTVANGTYQLYCIYKASDQSNWSILRGRVGTPNSLDVTVTSNTVTFATPDVFPKLTLTGALSTIGNLYYGKAGTFSATIQNTGGEFNSYLSFYLTSTAANSTSKQINYDPINIPSGATKTIEISEDITLTPGTYVLTLNYDANNNQDSPSMVLLTPNENNSRSVLIENYATGIEDASINKLSVYSNPENDLVYIQSPSIVKSIMIFDISGKSALLKKPMTTGNIPISVSDLGKGVYLIRIETEDGSYTEKFFKK, encoded by the coding sequence ATGAACAAACAAACACTGAAAACACGCATCTTCTTTTCTCTTCTGCTAATATCAAATATTAGTATCTATGCAAAATCAAGATCTAGTGCTGAAGCACTTTCTATTGCAAATTCATTTTATCAAAATTCTATCGCGACAAAAAGTATAAGTACAAAATCCTCCACGGAAAATGTAGGTTTAACCTTGGCTTATAGCTGTACTGACGGTATAGCAACTCGTTCTTCTAACGAAAATGCGTATTATTATATATTCAATAGAGGAGAGAATAACGGCTTTATTATAATTTCGGGTGATGATCGGGCGAAATCAGTTTTAGGATATTCAGACAGTGGAAGTTTCTCTGCAAATGTAATGCCCGAGAATTTTAAGAATTGGATGAGTTTATACCAGAAAGAACTCAAGGCATTAGCTGCAATATCTGATGATGCAACATCAACAAAGCAATCTTCTTCCTTATTATCAGTTACAACAAAGGCTACTTCTTTTTCAACTTCAATTAGTCCGTTGCTTGGAACAATAGCTTGGAATCAGCTTTCTCCGTACAATATTCTTTGTCCTAAAATAGGAACATCACGTGCTCCTACGGGTTGTGTTGCTACAGCCATGGCCCAAATTATGAAGTATTATCAATGGCCGCTTCAAGGAGCCGGATCAAAAAAATACAAGCCAGATAGTATGAGCGACTCCCTTTCTGTAGACTTCTCGAAAGCAACATATAATTGGTCCAACATGAAAAATACATATAGTGGTAATAGTATTGCTATTCAAGATACAGCTGTTGCGACTCTTATGTATCACTGCGGAGTATCAGTAAGTATGGACTATACAGCTTATTCATCAGCTGCATATAGTAATTATATTCCAGCCGCTTTAAGTCAATATTTTGGTTATGATTCGAATATACAGATATTCTCTCGTGATTTTTATACCGAAACTGAGTGGCTTCAGATGATAAAGACCGAGTTAAATGCCGGTCGTCCTATATTATATGGTGGTTCATCAACTAGCGAAGGTGGGCACCAATTTATCTGTGACGGTTATGACACGAATAATCTTTTTCACTTTAACTGGGGTTGGGGTGGCTACTATAACGGATATTTTGAACTATCATCATTAAATTACGAGACTCCCGGAATTGGGGGATCTGTTACGGATGGGTTTACTGTCTGGCAGGATATGGTAACCGGAATTCAGAAGCCAACTACTACATCAAGCAAATCATATGAAATCTATTTAATAAAAAAAATAAAGGTTGGGTCTGAAAGCATAACAAGGAGTCAGGCATTCAGTCTCAATTTTGGATATGCCAATTATGGGGGTAATCTATTTAGTGGAAACATCGCATTTGGACTTTATCAGGGCTCTACTTTAGTCTCTGTAATTAAACAATACAGTGTTACTACAGACACATTTGAGGGAAATGATAATCTAACAGTATCAAGATTAGAAATTCCTACTACAGTAGCTAATGGTACCTATCAGTTATATTGTATTTACAAAGCGTCCGATCAGAGTAACTGGTCTATATTAAGGGGTAGAGTTGGTACACCCAATTCTTTAGATGTTACTGTTACCTCTAATACTGTTACTTTTGCTACCCCGGATGTTTTTCCTAAACTTACTCTGACTGGAGCTTTGAGTACTATCGGAAATCTTTATTACGGAAAAGCAGGAACATTTAGTGCTACTATTCAAAACACTGGTGGAGAATTTAATTCTTATCTATCTTTCTATCTAACTTCTACAGCAGCAAATAGTACAAGCAAACAAATTAATTATGATCCGATAAATATTCCTTCAGGAGCTACTAAAACAATAGAGATTTCAGAAGACATAACTCTTACTCCGGGTACTTATGTTCTTACTCTTAATTATGATGCTAATAATAATCAGGATAGCCCATCAATGGTTCTTCTAACCCCGAACGAAAATAATTCAAGAAGTGTTCTTATTGAAAACTATGCAACCGGTATTGAAGATGCATCAATTAATAAATTGAGTGTTTATTCTAATCCGGAGAATGATCTAGTTTATATTCAATCGCCTTCTATAGTTAAATCTATTATGATTTTTGACATATCGGGAAAATCGGCTTTATTGAAGAAACCTATGACTACAGGCAATATTCCAATTTCAGTAAGTGATTTAGGCAAAGGCGTTTATTTAATTAGAATAGAGACTGAAGACGGAAGTTATACTGAGAAATTCTTTAAGAAATAA